A stretch of Allostreptomyces psammosilenae DNA encodes these proteins:
- the mnhG gene encoding monovalent cation/H(+) antiporter subunit G yields the protein MSAADVASAVLMIGGAVLSVTAGVGLLRLPDVLARMQVSAKPQVLGLTMVLSGAAVQVEGAGDVATIVLVVLFQLLTVPVTATMVGWAAHRTGQLEEERLLVDEPVPGDSPDADRGGPAA from the coding sequence GTGAGCGCGGCGGACGTCGCCAGCGCCGTGCTGATGATCGGCGGGGCGGTGCTGTCGGTGACCGCCGGCGTCGGCCTGCTGCGGCTGCCCGACGTGCTGGCCCGGATGCAGGTCTCCGCCAAGCCGCAGGTGCTGGGGCTGACCATGGTGCTGAGCGGGGCGGCCGTGCAGGTGGAGGGGGCGGGCGACGTCGCCACCATCGTGCTGGTGGTGCTCTTCCAACTGCTCACCGTGCCGGTGACGGCCACCATGGTCGGCTGGGCGGCGCACCGCACGGGGCAGCTGGAGGAGGAGCGCCTGCTGGTGGACGAGCCGGTGCCCGGGGACTCCCCTGACGCCGACCGCGGCGGTCCGGCGGCCTGA
- a CDS encoding monovalent cation/H+ antiporter complex subunit F produces MEAVYAITGALLSVAALLTLVRIGAGPSTLDRIVAIDVLLALVACGVAVWAARSGQPWSLVALVVVTLISFVGSVAVSRLVIRRHR; encoded by the coding sequence GTGGAGGCCGTGTACGCGATCACCGGGGCGCTGCTGTCCGTGGCGGCGCTGCTCACCCTGGTCCGCATCGGTGCCGGTCCGTCCACCCTGGACCGGATCGTGGCGATCGACGTGCTGCTGGCGCTCGTCGCCTGCGGCGTCGCGGTGTGGGCCGCGCGCAGCGGCCAGCCGTGGTCGCTGGTCGCCCTGGTGGTGGTGACCCTGATCAGCTTCGTGGGCTCGGTCGCGGTCTCCCGGCTGGTCATCCGGAGGCACCGGTGA
- a CDS encoding Na+/H+ antiporter subunit E codes for MTLPPAHRGPAADEGAGRARSRPSLALVVWLVAVWAALWGRVTPGNLLAGVAVALAVTTASPASRGPLGLSLRPIAALAYVVAFVGDLLVSSAQVAWYTVRPGRLRPSALITVPLRGMSDHLLTITTVTVALTPGTLVLEAAPDRSWLRLHVLAPRSPRDLERYRRQVVAVEERAIRAFGTAEQRRALATAPDWPQPPDRPRPHPGGGG; via the coding sequence ATGACCCTTCCCCCGGCCCACCGCGGCCCCGCGGCCGACGAGGGCGCCGGCCGGGCCCGCAGCCGGCCCTCGCTCGCCCTGGTGGTCTGGCTGGTCGCCGTCTGGGCGGCGCTGTGGGGCCGGGTCACGCCCGGCAACCTGCTGGCCGGAGTGGCCGTGGCCCTCGCCGTGACGACCGCCTCGCCCGCCTCCCGCGGTCCCCTGGGGCTCAGCCTGCGCCCGATCGCGGCGCTGGCCTACGTCGTGGCGTTCGTCGGCGACCTGCTCGTCTCCAGCGCGCAGGTGGCCTGGTACACCGTCCGCCCCGGACGGCTGCGGCCGAGCGCGCTGATCACCGTGCCGCTGCGGGGGATGTCCGACCACCTGCTCACCATCACGACGGTCACCGTCGCGCTGACGCCGGGGACGCTGGTGCTGGAGGCCGCGCCCGACCGGTCCTGGCTGCGCCTGCACGTGCTGGCCCCCCGGAGCCCGCGGGACCTGGAGCGGTACCGGCGGCAGGTCGTGGCCGTCGAGGAGCGGGCCATCCGCGCCTTCGGCACGGCGGAGCAGCGGCGTGCCCTGGCGACCGCCCCCGACTGGCCGCAGCCGCCCGACCGGCCGCGGCCCCACCCCGGAGGAGGAGGCTGA